The nucleotide sequence CTGTGTAGAGTACCGAAAAAGTCGTTGGTCTGGGACCAAGTTTGTTGAAGTCACTATCTGGATATCCCAAATCCGGAGGCACTATTATCCTGCATTGCTGTGTGAGTAATGTATTAGCACATCCATGGCTGCACTCATAGAAAGAATAAATAATCCATctagagaaaaaaaatacaattaCCTATCATATTCAATAATCAGATAAATGTACTATACAAAGCAAGCATCAAAAGAATTTGATCTGAAATTAATACAATTCCACCAAGAAAAAAATGCTATGGGAGAACTTTGATTCAGTAGCTTGGGGGCAATCAGAGAGTTTAACAAACTACTCTGATGGGTTTCTAATAATAATATCAGCATGTAAAATCTTGTTTGCTTCTTGACAATGTATTGCGACAAGGTTAAGGTAGTTATGTGATGTAAAGATTTATAGCAATGACACGGAACTACAAGTGATTAAATAAAAAACTGTTGAGGTAATGTCCACTGTAAATAATTTGATAGGAGTCTCATGTTTTTCAAAATTCCAGTTCCTGGTATAGCATAAACAAAATGCAATTTTCATGACTAACAAGTCAGTAAATATCCAATAAAATGCAGACCAACGAATAATTAGTGCAGAGGGCACCATCTAAATAAATGGTGAGTATTGAAAGGGCTGGTACATCACCTCCTGATACCTCCCTCTGCCATGCCAACAATGGCTTCCTCAAAAGCTGGTATAACCTGAACATGTGAAATGATACAGCATAAGAAACTACTAAGATATCTCATTCTAAACAGACGAATGCCTAATGATGTAACATCGAGATGAGCAATGTAAAATATATCCATTGTGAAATGATGACCCAAATAGATGAATGGACCATATCACTTTAGCTTCTACTATTGTAAAAATTGCTGCAGCTTTTTCTAAAAATCATCATTGGTGATTTCCTCGATACACTGGAAAATGAAAAACTATAGTTCATTGCTTCCATCAATATATTAAACTACAGAAGTACTATTCCCTCATAAGATATATTATCTGAAACCTGCAAATAAGATTCCAACATATAGGGCACAATGAATTTATTCTACATTGAGTCTATTGTCTACTGTTTGATTGTCTATAAGAATTTCTTTTGCAACTCATATGGTCTTGTGAGAATAATTAGCTTTGGCTTGGTTGATGGTAATAGTGATGAGTCAAAcatggaattaaaaaaaaaaagaaaaggaaaaaggctATTGCAACATTGAGCTTCACTAGAATCCCTAGAAAATATATGGACACTGGCTTTTCTCTGTCATATTTTTGTGAGTTTTTAAGTTTGTAAATGAATTTAGTTGTATAAGGTGATGCTTGTTTAGCAGCTCCAAGCTTCCAACCGTACAAGAGAAGGCTTATTTTTTCTCTGCCACATCTTGGGCATAGAATCTTTCCAAGGAATTCAGCTGAAACATTAGGAGAATGATGAAAATAGATACCACAATATAATACACGATCATGTGGACAATATTCAGTACAGAAGTTGGTGTCCTGTTTGCATAGATTATTCTGAATTCATCCCTAGATCTGGATGCCCAATACCTCAAAAATTCAGTATTTGTTGCTCTAACCTCAACGATGACTTGTCTGTGAGCAATGAAGAAATTACCTGTCTTGAACCAACCTTGAACTTGAAAAAATCTTTATCATCTCCCTGCACATTAGAAAGAGACACTTCAAAGAGATGCAATGATCAGGGCAAACTTCAATATATGAAAGAACAGTATCTGGATTCCACAACCAAACAAAAGAGGAACTGAAGCACAAAATATATCTTGCTTTACAAAAACTATAAAAATGTGTCAATAGTAACAGAAGACCATGACTATTTCTAGTTGATAAAGAATGACAAGAAGAAGACTAAATTGTATAAGAATCTTCTGTGATCAATTTAAAACCTAATAGCACTGGAGTAGGCACTCATTGTAGGCCAAATCACAGAGCCTGTGACCCAGTAACAGTGGCAAACTTTAACCAAAAACTCACAGCACTAAGACAACGCCCATCATGAGTGGTAGTATGATGTCCAGTTAGCAATAACATTTTAGTTATCCATTGTTCTCATCACCAATGACTTGTACTTTTTCCTTGTTTAAAAGTATATCACAGACCTTCTAATCCTTGAATACGGACATAAATGGTCACATATAGATGTAAACATGAGAACGACCTGATGGAAACAAAGAATGAGTTCATAACTACCTCATCATCTAGCACCCTCCAACCAAAGACTTATCAAGCTAGCCCCATCATCTGCATTTTCCCTGAACTTTTTACAGTTTCAGTGAGCATTTGACCTTTTGCTCTTGAACTATATGCATCTCTATCCCCAGGAAACCATGTCGTCATAAATATATCATAAATGAGTAATGTGACTCAACCCTATGCCAAACACAAGTCTTACAAGTAGTATGCTCTATCAGCCTAGTAACTTTCTCATTGAAAAATATCCAAGAAAAAACAGTATGTGATCCATTTTCTAGAATATTCAGAAATACCTGAAAATACTTTGTAAGTGAAATATTAATGAGGATTAAGAAAAAAGGGGTGAAGCAAACCACCAAACATTATCCCTTGTACGCTTACCACTTACCATAAGCTTGACGAAATCAAGTTAGCAAACCTCTGATTTGCTCTTAGCaaataagttatacatgatgatcaaATTAGCATTCGTGTGCATTATCCACTGTCATGCATCAATCTGAAACCCTTAATATTCTCAATAGAAGATTGATAGTCCTAATGTTCTtaattcttttaatttattttttaaatgattataCAGCGCATTTAGGATCCAAACTGCAATGACACACATCTTATATATAAGTGCTATTACAGCAACTCTGATAAAATCTCAAGCTTTAGGTCTATTAGCATTCAACATCTTTGTGAGTCATTGGATTCTGCTAGCATATATTCTGCCAGTTTTCAACTTATTTGCAACTCCAAGATAAAATTTACAACTATTAACCTTTCTTGTTTTTCACAGCAGAGGTGCTTTCGGGTGCACACATGCAAACATAATTATATTATTACACCCTGTCTTTTTAAGAAGCATATTCTGTCTCTTCAACCTTGTtaaaaaaattcaagattcaGGAAAAGTGCTAGACTGAGACTTGATGCCATTTTCACCTCTCCAACCAACCTTGGAATTAACAATGAAGAGACTTACATCATGTTTGTTGATCCAACTCATTTGGTGTGCATGGAACATCTATAGATTTAATTGGTTGTTCCTTCTAATAAAATTGGGCAatcatcatcatgaaaggaaaattgaaacaacaaaaaaaatatgCTAGAAAAAGTGTACCTCAAATGAACCACCCTTTGTCTTATTTCGAGCTTCAAAGATGCGACCATAGTATCCTATCGTATAACCATCCCAGTCAACCTTCAATGCATTTACAAATCTGCATGAGTTTGTCCAACTCAACTACATTTCAAAAATCTATCCAAGTTCATCAAGAAACTGAAATTCCAAAGTAGAAATCATCAGATAAACCTAGGCATAATTGATCAGCTTATGACATATTACTCGGCAACTATTGAAGTAAAACTTTGCTGGGGGGTCTTTCCTGCACTATTAAATGTATTTTCTAAATTAAATATCATAGTTGCATAAAGTTCTGCCTCACCACCACTGTGTCCCCAGTTTTCGGTGTGGGACCATCACCAACTCGCAAATCCTGTAGTCAGAAAATTATAATCAGCATCTTGTTAAGCCTTTTCTCCAAAGAAATAACAAGCATGCACCTGAACTCATGTACCAAGGATAACCTTGTATTGAAGACCGGATTGTGTCTCATTATAATCTGGATAGCGCATTTTTGTCTTTCCATAATCCTTTCCACGGAGTGCTGGCACTGGATTATCAAGAACCAAAAATAAGCCCAGTGCTTTGGAAACTAAAATCAAATATCTTTGATTTATATTCTTGAGCCAATGCAATATCTGATAGGTTTAGTAATCTTAGTAAACTACAGACTATTAAATACTGAAATACTCTGAGAAGCCAAAACGTCATAGCTTCCAGGCTCACAAATGAGAGAGGTGAACCCTAAGAATAACCCTAAGCAATAGCATTATCCGTAAAGCACAATTCTTTACCAATGGCTACAGTATAACAAATTAACAATGAAACACAACACCTTCACAAAACTTCACCATGGAGATACAACAGATTATAAGCAATATCTAAAATGGCCTCGAAGAATTATTTCTAAAACGACAGAGTACCTGATcaaggaaaaaaaatttcaaaattatacacCTCAGAATTTCCATAATTGCACTTGTACCTTGAAGATCAACAACTTGAATTGGGTAGATGGATCTTTTCACACTAGatgttttataaatatataaacacTCAAGCTTTCATATTATTGCAAATATGCCTTTGAACTTCAAGGGGGGTAGATCCGATATCTCAATTTCTTATATTCAATCCTGATTATGCTTGTTTGAATTTAGTATTTTTCTGGTACATATCTGGATATATACAACACATTGGGTGTCTAGATACATATATGGAATTCTTTCACAATTACATATTACTAAATGCAATAATTTATGCCATCAAGTTGAACATTGCTCAATATAGCAAAGtttgtcattttatttttttttatttttccatgtCAAGAGGAACATTGTGATACTTCAATCAGTCCCATATTGAAAGTAAGCAAAACtaagattaatttataagaatcagatgagtatattattattgaCTTTAACTTAAGAATTTTAAACTAGTTATTTAGGCTCAATAAAATTGATAGCTTAGTTATCCCATTGGTCATTACAATTGACATCAAAGCCAAAAGCTCAAGTTGGAAATGATATGGATGAAGTCAGAGGACACATCACGGTACGGAACCATCACTAGGCTATGTCTCAAATACACTATGgtagggtttgatctgggctaCATTAGACTTTATAACAACCCACTAGTCCCACATCCGGAGTagacaagactaagattgacttattatAATGGTCTAATAGGCGTACTATTGTTAACAAACTTAATAAGTCAATAAGCAATTAACTTTAGATCATTTGAGGAATTTTATGAACTAATCCTCTAGCTTTTAAAGCATATACCAAAAGAAAGTTTTTCTGACAAGGGATTTGATACCAACCTTAAATAGTTGACATCCAGGCTGATCCATTGTGCAAGAGAAAAAGAACTTATTAAATATACTGAAACATAAACTTTGAGAACTTACTATCAGCAAATTCTGCTGCTACTGCCACTCCATTATCTAGAGCATTTTGGAAAGCACCAGTGGTGAACCCAATAGAGGAGACCAAAAGTAGTTTTCTTCTTTCAAAAGTTCCTTTTGTAACTATTGATCTATTTGCTTCTGTCCATGACAAGATATTCAAAGTGAATACGTTGCATATAACATATCTGAAGTAAGCATCGCCTGCAGCTAGTAAGTGTGGTTTTAACTTGAGTTCATGCAGATAAGAAGAAACATTTAACAACATGTCTTATGCTGAAGTGGAAAATGcaacaaaataataaaagaaattccaCCTTTAAATCAGATATTAGTTGAAGAAGAAAAACACTCTTCAACCCACATAAATCCAAAAACTACAAGAACAACTAAATCATGAACTCAAGACCTTTTCCCTCATAATGTGCGTCACTAGCCTTTTCCAAGGAAGATTAGACTAAAACTGTGTCAGATCGACCGCATCACGTCGCAATGCTGTTTCAAGCTTCTTAAAGCTCACCAAGAGAGCTGGAGACCTCTGCGTCGGGGATCCCATCTGCTTCCCCGATGAATCCTCCCCCAATCCTCGACTTCCCGCACCCCTAACGAATCAGAAGATGATCGATGATACGTTGGAAAGCAAGAATTGGAGGAGAAGTGGTCGAATTAAAAGCTAGAAAGGAAAAACGAATCGACAAGGCAGAGAACCGGACCTTGAAGTGATGCGTAAGGCGATCGGGGGCTCTCGGGATGGGCGAACTCCAAGGGTTCGGGAGGATCCACGCTGCCGAGATCGACGCCATCTCGAATCCAAATCTTAAACCGACCACAAGAAGATGAGAGAGGCACTACGGCGCGAGAGAGGATAACGGGTTGCCGAGGGGGCATGAGAAGACAATTCTGCCATCGCCTCGTAATAATTGGAGGAGGAGCAGACTACAGACATGGAAGGGGTTTTTCGGTCATTTCAAAAATGGTAATTTGTGGGTAATAGTTTTGCTttgttttttaatatttgtttGTTCGCTATCAGACCATGATAACGGACCATACGATATACTCCACGTAATATAATTCATACGATATAAGTCCATATCATAAAATATGATACAATAATGATAACTTTTCTCACCAGATATCCTTTCCGTCCGGTGATTGAGCTCCGCTGCTCCTGGCCAACGATGCCAAGGATTTGAAGCGTCTGAACCCCAAGCGAACTCCCCCAAAGCCTTGCCCTAACCCCCTCAAATTTCTGCTGATAGAGTAAAAACGATGAGATCGAGGGAAAGGAGCAACCTTTACGCGAGAAGAGGGGAAGATTCCCTGGAAGAGAAGCTTCCAAAGAGACATTATcctggaaggagaaggaagaccaATACAAGGAATTTGGATTGTAGAGAGGGAGAAATCGAGTGGCCTTAGGCATCCTTCGTTTCTGGTGTTCTTGTAAGAGATAGAGGGTCTGTTCTGTGCCTTTTGTGTTACCATTGCTCGAGGATTACGAAAAAGGACGAGTTTTGGCTCTGTTGCCCCTCCTCCATGGCAACGACAACAACGCCATGGGTTCT is from Musa acuminata AAA Group cultivar baxijiao chromosome BXJ1-6, Cavendish_Baxijiao_AAA, whole genome shotgun sequence and encodes:
- the LOC103988913 gene encoding peptidyl-prolyl cis-trans isomerase FKBP19, chloroplastic, which produces MASISAAWILPNPWSSPIPRAPDRLTHHFKGCGKSRIGGGFIGEADGIPDAEVSSSLEANRSIVTKGTFERRKLLLVSSIGFTTGAFQNALDNGVAVAAEFADMPALRGKDYGKTKMRYPDYNETQSGLQYKDLRVGDGPTPKTGDTVVVDWDGYTIGYYGRIFEARNKTKGGSFEGDDKDFFKFKVGSRQVIPAFEEAIVGMAEGGIRRIIVPPDLGYPDSDFNKLGPRPTTFSGQRALDFVLRNQGLIDKTLLFDIELLKIVRN